A section of the Stenotrophomonas acidaminiphila genome encodes:
- a CDS encoding trans-2-enoyl-CoA reductase (enzyme from Treponema denticola exhibits NADH-dependent trans-2-enoyl-CoA reductase activity), with translation MVIKPRVRGFICVTTHPAGCDAAVKEQIDYIKAQPRLAHGPKKVLVIGASTGYGLAARIKAAFGSGAATLGVFFERPGSESKPGTAGWYNSAAFEKYAHQAGLYARSVNGDAFSDEVKAKVIEIIKADLGQVDQVVYSLASPRRKHPKTGEVISSTLKPIGAPITLRGLDTDKEVLTETTLQPASAEEIAGTVQVMGGEDWQMWIDALLEAGVLAPGATTTAFTYVGEEITQAIYWNGSIGAAKKDLDAKVKDIRARLQGIGGDARVSVLKAVVTQASSAIPTMPLYLSLLFKVMKDEGTHEGCIEQLDTLYDILYNGPQGGANAADHIRRDLVDGKGRSVALVDEEGRLRADYKEMAPEVQGRVVALWPQVTNENLYEISDLAGYKADFLRLFGFGIDGVDYDADVNPDVKIENLVDLT, from the coding sequence ATGGTCATCAAACCGCGTGTGCGCGGCTTCATCTGCGTCACCACCCATCCGGCCGGCTGCGACGCGGCGGTCAAGGAACAGATCGACTACATCAAGGCGCAGCCCAGGCTCGCCCATGGCCCGAAGAAGGTGCTGGTGATCGGTGCGTCCACCGGTTACGGCCTGGCCGCGCGCATCAAGGCCGCCTTCGGCAGCGGCGCCGCCACGCTGGGCGTGTTCTTCGAGCGGCCGGGCAGCGAAAGCAAGCCGGGCACGGCGGGGTGGTACAACTCGGCTGCGTTCGAGAAGTACGCGCACCAGGCCGGCCTGTACGCGCGCAGCGTCAACGGTGATGCATTCTCCGACGAGGTCAAGGCCAAGGTCATCGAGATCATCAAGGCCGACCTGGGCCAGGTCGACCAGGTGGTCTACAGCCTGGCATCGCCGCGCCGCAAGCACCCGAAGACCGGCGAGGTGATCAGCTCCACGCTCAAGCCGATCGGCGCGCCGATCACGCTGCGCGGCCTGGATACCGACAAGGAAGTGCTGACCGAGACCACCCTGCAGCCGGCCAGCGCCGAGGAAATCGCCGGCACCGTGCAGGTGATGGGCGGCGAAGACTGGCAGATGTGGATCGACGCGCTGCTGGAAGCCGGGGTGCTGGCACCGGGCGCGACCACCACCGCGTTCACCTACGTCGGCGAGGAAATCACCCAGGCGATCTACTGGAACGGCTCCATCGGCGCCGCCAAGAAGGACCTGGACGCCAAGGTCAAGGACATCCGCGCCCGCCTGCAGGGCATCGGTGGCGACGCCCGCGTGTCGGTGCTCAAGGCGGTGGTCACCCAGGCCAGCTCGGCGATCCCGACCATGCCGCTGTACCTGTCGCTGCTGTTCAAGGTGATGAAGGACGAGGGCACCCACGAAGGCTGCATCGAGCAGCTCGACACCCTGTACGACATTCTCTACAACGGGCCGCAGGGCGGCGCCAACGCCGCCGACCACATCCGCCGCGACCTGGTCGACGGCAAGGGCCGCAGCGTCGCGCTGGTGGACGAGGAAGGCCGCCTGCGCGCCGACTACAAGGAAATGGCGCCGGAGGTGCAGGGCAGGGTGGTCGCGCTGTGGCCGCAGGTGACCAACGAGAACCTGTACGAGATCAGCGACCTGGCCGGCTACAAGGCGGACTTCCTGCGCCTGTTCGGTTTCGGCATCGACGGCGTGGACTATGACGCCGACGTCAACCCGGACGTGAAGATTGAGAACCTGGTTGACCTGACCTGA
- a CDS encoding protein-export membrane protein SecF, whose amino-acid sequence MKLFPLHIVPNDTNIDFMRHRRPVLALMVVLLLVSLAIIGFKGFNYALEFTGGTVVRTHFEKSVDAEAVRERLAAAGFENAQVQSVGGGNDLMIRLPPDGEHNNAADAAQKVAEKVRAAISLPGNAATAQPGEFVGPQVGKDLVMNGIYATLFMVIGFLIYIAARFEWKFAMVASITAFFDLILTVAYMSLLGREFDLTVLAGMLSVMGFAINDIIVVFDRVRENFRSLRVEPLEVLNRSINQTLSRTVITAVLFFLSALALYLYGGESMEGLAETHMVGAVIVVVSSVIVAVPLLSIGPFKVSKQDLLPKAKDVEELARRP is encoded by the coding sequence ATGAAACTATTCCCGCTCCACATCGTCCCGAACGACACCAACATCGACTTCATGCGCCACCGCAGGCCGGTGCTCGCGTTGATGGTGGTGCTGCTGCTGGTGTCGCTGGCGATCATCGGCTTCAAGGGCTTCAACTACGCGCTGGAGTTCACCGGCGGCACGGTGGTGCGTACCCACTTCGAGAAGAGCGTCGACGCCGAAGCGGTGCGCGAGCGCCTGGCCGCGGCCGGCTTCGAGAACGCCCAGGTGCAGAGCGTGGGCGGCGGCAACGACCTGATGATCCGCCTGCCGCCCGATGGCGAGCACAACAACGCCGCCGACGCCGCGCAGAAGGTCGCCGAGAAGGTCCGCGCCGCGATCAGCCTGCCCGGCAACGCCGCTACCGCGCAGCCGGGCGAGTTCGTCGGCCCGCAGGTCGGCAAGGACCTGGTGATGAACGGCATCTACGCGACGCTGTTCATGGTGATCGGCTTCCTGATCTACATCGCCGCGCGCTTCGAGTGGAAGTTCGCGATGGTGGCCAGCATCACCGCGTTCTTCGACCTGATCCTGACCGTGGCCTACATGTCGCTGCTCGGCCGCGAGTTCGACCTGACCGTGCTGGCCGGCATGCTGTCGGTGATGGGCTTTGCCATCAACGACATCATCGTGGTGTTCGACCGCGTGCGCGAGAACTTCCGCAGCCTGCGCGTGGAGCCGCTGGAAGTGCTGAACCGCTCGATCAACCAGACGCTGTCGCGCACGGTGATCACCGCGGTGCTGTTCTTCCTGTCGGCGCTGGCGCTGTACCTGTACGGTGGCGAGTCGATGGAAGGCCTGGCCGAGACCCACATGGTCGGCGCGGTGATCGTGGTGGTGTCGTCGGTCATCGTGGCCGTCCCGCTGCTCAGCATCGGGCCGTTCAAGGTCTCCAAGCAGGACCTGCTGCCCAAGGCCAAGGACGTCGAGGAACTGGCGCGCCGCCCGTAA
- a CDS encoding protein-export membrane protein SecD, protein MLEFPRWKYFLILVVLAVSALYALPNVYQKDPSVQITANRGGQIDDALKQRVSAALGEAGVTPKSVEKEGESLIVRLGSLDAQTRANDVLRETAGENYTVALNLASTVPDWLAGLGGKPMVLGLDLVGGVHFALQVDKKAAVDKRFDAFAEDIRTTLRDSRVGYRAVERRGESDIQVTLANAADADKARAALVKAQPTLTYSGSGERITVTVPQAEMLQIASGAIEQNLTTLRNRVNELGVAEPIIQRQGDDRIVVELPGVQDTAEAKRMIGATATLEYRLVVDGNAQDAMTSGRIPPEARLYRDRRGMPVLLNKRTIVTGDQMVKAEVSTDQNGLPAVAVTLNSVGGQRMFDVTSVNVNKPMAVVYTERIPQVTMVDGKEVRSFRVKEEVISVANINSPLGKNFITTGLEKTEADSLAKLLRAGSLAAPMDFVEEYVIGPSLGAENVARGVKAVVFSFVFTLVFFTIYYRMFGAITSVALLFNLLIVVAVMSLFGATMTLPGFAGLALSVGLSVDANVLINERIREELRLGMPGKAAIAAGYEKASGTILDANLTGLIVGVALYAFGTGPLKGFALTMIIGIFASMFTAITVSRALAVLIYGRRNKLQSVAI, encoded by the coding sequence ATGCTTGAATTCCCACGCTGGAAGTACTTCCTGATCCTGGTCGTCCTGGCGGTCAGCGCGCTGTATGCGCTGCCCAACGTGTACCAGAAGGACCCGTCCGTGCAGATCACCGCCAACCGCGGCGGGCAGATCGACGATGCCCTCAAGCAGCGCGTCAGCGCGGCGCTGGGCGAGGCCGGGGTCACGCCCAAGTCGGTGGAGAAGGAAGGCGAGAGCCTGATCGTCCGCCTCGGTTCGCTCGATGCCCAGACCCGCGCCAACGACGTGCTGCGCGAGACGGCCGGCGAGAACTACACCGTCGCCCTGAACCTGGCCTCGACCGTGCCGGACTGGCTGGCCGGGCTCGGCGGCAAGCCGATGGTGCTGGGCCTGGACCTGGTCGGTGGCGTGCACTTCGCCCTGCAGGTGGACAAGAAGGCCGCGGTGGACAAGCGCTTCGACGCGTTCGCCGAGGACATCCGCACCACGCTGCGCGACAGCCGCGTGGGCTACCGCGCGGTCGAGCGCCGCGGCGAGAGCGACATCCAGGTGACACTGGCCAATGCCGCCGACGCCGACAAGGCCCGTGCCGCGCTGGTCAAGGCGCAGCCGACCCTGACCTACTCCGGCAGCGGCGAGCGCATCACCGTGACCGTGCCGCAGGCCGAGATGCTGCAGATCGCCTCCGGCGCCATCGAGCAGAACCTGACCACCCTGCGCAACCGCGTCAACGAGCTGGGCGTGGCCGAGCCGATCATCCAGCGCCAGGGCGACGACCGCATCGTGGTCGAGCTGCCGGGCGTGCAGGACACCGCAGAAGCCAAGCGCATGATCGGCGCCACCGCCACCCTGGAGTATCGCCTGGTGGTGGACGGCAACGCGCAGGACGCCATGACCAGCGGCCGCATCCCGCCGGAAGCGCGCCTGTACCGCGACCGCCGTGGCATGCCGGTGCTGCTGAACAAGCGCACCATCGTCACCGGTGACCAGATGGTCAAGGCCGAGGTCTCCACCGACCAGAACGGCCTGCCGGCGGTCGCGGTCACGCTCAACAGCGTCGGCGGCCAGCGCATGTTCGACGTCACCAGCGTCAACGTGAACAAGCCGATGGCCGTGGTCTACACCGAGCGCATTCCGCAGGTGACCATGGTCGATGGCAAGGAAGTGCGCAGCTTCCGGGTCAAGGAAGAAGTCATTTCCGTGGCCAACATCAACAGCCCGCTGGGCAAGAACTTCATCACCACCGGCCTGGAGAAGACCGAGGCCGACAGCCTGGCCAAGCTGCTGCGCGCCGGTTCGCTGGCCGCGCCGATGGACTTCGTCGAGGAATACGTGATCGGCCCCAGCCTGGGCGCGGAGAACGTGGCCCGCGGCGTCAAGGCGGTGGTGTTCTCGTTCGTGTTCACCCTGGTGTTCTTCACCATCTACTACCGCATGTTCGGCGCGATCACCTCGGTGGCGCTGCTGTTCAACCTGCTGATCGTGGTGGCGGTGATGTCGCTGTTCGGCGCGACCATGACCCTGCCGGGCTTCGCCGGCCTGGCGCTGTCGGTCGGCCTGTCGGTGGACGCCAACGTGCTGATCAACGAGCGCATCCGCGAGGAACTGCGGCTGGGCATGCCGGGCAAGGCCGCCATCGCCGCCGGTTACGAGAAGGCCTCGGGCACCATCCTCGACGCCAACCTCACCGGCCTGATCGTGGGCGTGGCGCTGTATGCGTTCGGCACCGGTCCGCTGAAGGGCTTCGCGCTGACCATGATCATCGGCATCTTCGCCTCGATGTTCACCGCGATCACCGTGTCGCGTGCGCTGGCGGTGCTGATCTACGGCCGTCGCAACAAGCTCCAGTCCGTGGCGATCTGA
- a CDS encoding preprotein translocase subunit YajC, whose protein sequence is MNPMAILLPVAQAAPAAPGMGTFLLPIALIAVMYFLMIRPQMKRQKEHKAMLEKIARGDEVLTNGGIAGVVTDIGDNFITVEVADNVRIRVQKGAIGNVLPKGTLKSAA, encoded by the coding sequence ATGAACCCGATGGCTATCCTGCTTCCCGTCGCCCAGGCCGCCCCGGCCGCCCCGGGCATGGGCACTTTCCTGCTGCCGATCGCCCTGATCGCGGTCATGTACTTCCTGATGATCCGCCCGCAGATGAAGCGCCAGAAGGAACACAAGGCGATGCTGGAGAAGATCGCCAGGGGCGACGAGGTGCTGACCAACGGCGGCATCGCCGGCGTGGTGACCGACATCGGCGACAACTTCATCACCGTCGAAGTGGCCGACAACGTCCGCATCCGCGTGCAGAAGGGCGCCATCGGCAACGTGCTGCCCAAGGGCACGCTGAAGTCCGCGGCCTGA